One Setaria italica strain Yugu1 chromosome II, Setaria_italica_v2.0, whole genome shotgun sequence DNA segment encodes these proteins:
- the LOC101765476 gene encoding histone-lysine N-methyltransferase ASHH3 isoform X1: MVRVGSPSSARSVNQPKQAENVFFEQLISKIEAADFDPRPLLKQWNVLGRYEPIKRNVYHIKRRTEDYGIFCSCKPSSGSSVVCGKDCHCGMLFSCCSSNCECDNTCANKPFQHRPLKQTKLITTEKCGFGLVAEDEIKKGEFVVEYVGEVIDDRACEKRLWQMKRLSDTNFYLCEVSSNMVIDATDKGNMSRFINHSCEPNTEMQKWTVDGETRVGIFALRDIKKGEELTYDYKFVQFGADQDCHCGSSNCRKMLGATKSLNSIVFRSGHFSVRSQNQYVKKKKRKTKSENCIGQFLRLWHRRQKMYVGCWIIDFDQETKIHTLQFTDEHVEKFNLKEEEWHFLPVDSSDDEK; the protein is encoded by the exons ATGGTCCGCGTGGGCTCGCCTTCCTCAGCGCGCAGTGTGAATCAACCCAAG CAAGCTGAGAACGTCTTTTTTGAGCAATTGATCAGCAAGATAGAAGCTGCGGATTTTGATCCGCGGCCCTTATTGAAACAATGGAACGTTTTAGGCCGCTATGAACCAATCAAGCGGA ATGTATATCACATTAAGAGACGCACTGAAGATTATGGTATTTTTTGTTCCTGTAAGCCTTCTTCTGGTTCATCAGTTGTGTGTGGCAAAGACTGCCATTGTGG GATGCTGTTCTCTTGTTGTTCATCAAACTGTGAATGTGATAACACATGTGCCAACAAACCATTCCAGCACAGACCTCTGAAGCAAACCAAATTGATTACG acAGAGAAATGTGGATTTGGATTGGTAGCTGAGGATGAAATAAAGAAAGGAGAATTTGTTGTAGAATATGTGGGTGAAG TTATTGATGACAGAGCATGTGAGAAAAGATTATGGCAAATGAAAAGGCTGAGTGACACTAACTTCTACCTTTGTGAGGTCAGTAGCAATATGGTCATTGATGCTACTGACAAGGGAAACATGTCCCGTTTTATAAACCATAGTTGTGAACCAAACACAGAGATGCAGAAATG GACTGTTGATGGAGAGACCAGAGTTGGAATCTTCGCCCTTCGTGACATAAAGAAAGGGGAGGAGCTGACCTATGACTATAA ATTTGTCCAGTTTGGAGCAGATCAGGATTGTCATTGTGGATCTTCAAACTGCCGAAAAATGCTTGGAGCAACGAAGTCACTCAACTCAATTGTTTTTCGAAGTGGCCATTTTTCAGTGAGGTCACAGAATCAGTAtgtcaagaagaaaaaaaggaaaacaaagtcTGAGAATTGCATTGGGCAGTTTCTTCGTTTGTGGCATCGACGGCAAAAAAT GTATGTCGGATGTTGGATAATTGACTTCGATCAAGAAACTAAAATACATACT CTGCAGTTTACTGACGAACATGTTGAAAAGTTTAATTTGAAAGAAGAAGAGTGGCACTTCTTACCG GTTGATTCATCAGATGATGAAAAATGA
- the LOC101765476 gene encoding histone-lysine N-methyltransferase ASHH3 isoform X2, with product MVRVGSPSSARSVNQPKQAENVFFEQLISKIEAADFDPRPLLKQWNVLGRYEPIKRNVYHIKRRTEDYGIFCSCKPSSGSSVVCGKDCHCGMLFSCCSSNCECDNTCANKPFQHRPLKQTKLITTEKCGFGLVAEDEIKKGEFVVEYVGEVIDDRACEKRLWQMKRLSDTNFYLCEVSSNMVIDATDKGNMSRFINHSCEPNTEMQKWTVDGETRVGIFALRDIKKGEELTYDYKFVQFGADQDCHCGSSNCRKMLGATKSLNSIVFRSGHFSVRSQNQYVKKKKRKTKSENCIGQFLRLWHRRQKMYVGCWIIDFDQETKIHTFTDEHVEKFNLKEEEWHFLPVDSSDDEK from the exons ATGGTCCGCGTGGGCTCGCCTTCCTCAGCGCGCAGTGTGAATCAACCCAAG CAAGCTGAGAACGTCTTTTTTGAGCAATTGATCAGCAAGATAGAAGCTGCGGATTTTGATCCGCGGCCCTTATTGAAACAATGGAACGTTTTAGGCCGCTATGAACCAATCAAGCGGA ATGTATATCACATTAAGAGACGCACTGAAGATTATGGTATTTTTTGTTCCTGTAAGCCTTCTTCTGGTTCATCAGTTGTGTGTGGCAAAGACTGCCATTGTGG GATGCTGTTCTCTTGTTGTTCATCAAACTGTGAATGTGATAACACATGTGCCAACAAACCATTCCAGCACAGACCTCTGAAGCAAACCAAATTGATTACG acAGAGAAATGTGGATTTGGATTGGTAGCTGAGGATGAAATAAAGAAAGGAGAATTTGTTGTAGAATATGTGGGTGAAG TTATTGATGACAGAGCATGTGAGAAAAGATTATGGCAAATGAAAAGGCTGAGTGACACTAACTTCTACCTTTGTGAGGTCAGTAGCAATATGGTCATTGATGCTACTGACAAGGGAAACATGTCCCGTTTTATAAACCATAGTTGTGAACCAAACACAGAGATGCAGAAATG GACTGTTGATGGAGAGACCAGAGTTGGAATCTTCGCCCTTCGTGACATAAAGAAAGGGGAGGAGCTGACCTATGACTATAA ATTTGTCCAGTTTGGAGCAGATCAGGATTGTCATTGTGGATCTTCAAACTGCCGAAAAATGCTTGGAGCAACGAAGTCACTCAACTCAATTGTTTTTCGAAGTGGCCATTTTTCAGTGAGGTCACAGAATCAGTAtgtcaagaagaaaaaaaggaaaacaaagtcTGAGAATTGCATTGGGCAGTTTCTTCGTTTGTGGCATCGACGGCAAAAAAT GTATGTCGGATGTTGGATAATTGACTTCGATCAAGAAACTAAAATACATACT TTTACTGACGAACATGTTGAAAAGTTTAATTTGAAAGAAGAAGAGTGGCACTTCTTACCG GTTGATTCATCAGATGATGAAAAATGA
- the LOC101768747 gene encoding uncharacterized protein LOC101768747 yields MLSYLQSSTNWNSSKENQGTREHSNQLIIYLRNELVTEMAAGSAQSAVDSLVGRLTLALLDEAQLLSGVSGDVEFIKREMESMSGLLLDVSDASGRQHPSNQVRAWMRQVQELAYDSQSCVDRYVQNFGGASAPTGVLATLWRAPRTVLARRRIAKQIRELKARAVEVGEWRQRYGVMFPDKLPPR; encoded by the coding sequence ATGCTGAGCTACCTACAATCTAGCACGAACTGGAACTCGTCCAAAGAAAATCAAGGCACTAGAGAACACAGCAACCAGTTGATCATTTACCTCCGGAACGAGTTAGTGACGGAGATGGCCGCTGGCAGCGCCCAGAGCGCCGTCGACTCGCTGGTGGGCCGCCTCACGTTGGCTCTCCTCGACGAGGCGCAGCTGCTGAGCGGCGTGAGCGGCGACGTGGAGTTCATCAAGCGCGAGATGGAGAGCATGAGCGGCCTCCTCCTGGACGTGTCGGACGCGTCCGGGCGGCAGCACCCCAGCAACCAGGTCCGGGCGTGGATGAGGCAGGTCCAGGAGCTCGCTTACGACTCCCAGAGCTGCGTCGACCGCTACGTGCAGAACTTTGGGGGTGCCTCCGCGCCCACGGGTGTCCTCGCCACCCTTTGGCGGGCGCCGCGGACGGTGCTGGCCCGCCGCCGCATCGCCAAGCAGATCCGGGAGCTCAAGGCCCGGGCGGTCGAAGTGGGCGAGTGGAGGCAGAGGTACGGGGTCATGTTCCCCGACAAGCTGCCACCACGTTAA
- the LOC105913771 gene encoding vegetative cell wall protein gp1-like, with protein MASVTCGGTAETGDQRPATRRVGQTLGAKARADAARAGTGEALGECARASAGEALGECGMALADTCGSDPECQPSPPPLPPPPYTEVPAHPHLPYNQLPPPLPAPHMQAPLPQTAPLPQTIPRQCVPSADEVYNSPLPEPPKLPSKRYETPALSMVPTQAPSPAADVDPPALHQHPLEPSRDLKPSMEYYSQERHQEYFLMEGS; from the exons ATGGCCAGCGTGACGTGCGGTGGGACGGCAGAGACCGGCGACCAGCGGCCGGCAACACGACGCGTCGGCCAAACGCTAGGTGCCAAGGCGcgggcggacgcggcgcgggcgggcacGGGCGAGGCGCTGGGCGAGTGCGCGCGAGCGAGTGCGGGCGAGGCGCTGGGCGAGTGCGGCATGGCGCTGGCAGACAC CTGTGGCAGTGACCCTGAATGTCAGCCATcgccaccaccactgccaccgccgcccTACACGGAGGTGCCTGCTCATCCACATTTACCATATAATCAGCTGCCACCGCCTCTTCCGGCACCACACATGCAAGCACCACTGCCGCAGACTGCACCACTGCCGCAGACAATTCCTCGTCAGTGTGTGCCATCTGCTGATGAGGTGTATAATTCGCCACTGCCAGAACCTCCTAAATTACCATCCAAGAGGTATGAAACCCCAGCACTGAGCATGGTGCCAACACAGGCTCCTTCTCCGGCGGCTGATGTGGATCCCCCTGCACTTCATCAACATCCTCTGGAGCCTTCGAGGGATCTGAAACCCAGCATGGAATATTACTCCCAAGAACGTCATCAGGAATACTTTCTTATGGAAGGAAGCTAG